In the Candidatus Bathyarchaeota archaeon genome, one interval contains:
- a CDS encoding tRNA uridine(34) 5-carboxymethylaminomethyl modification radical SAM/GNAT enzyme Elp3, protein MNQKLLNCKLLLEKLKDKELSVKEVNELKLKIAKLLNLERILSNSEILSILNAEERKALLRLLQLKKVRSISGVNIVAVMAAPYKCPHGKCVYCPSEPGVPESYTGHEPSSMRGLQYNFNPYLQVLNRIKQLTDIGHLVSKVELIIQGGTFPAMPVSYQKDFVKSCLEAIIGEKTESLDEAKKKAEESKIRNVGLTIETRPDWCKQKHIDLMLELGATRVEIGVQTLYDDIYKLVERGHTVQDVINAFRMAKDSGLKIVAHMMPGLPECNFERDLKAFQILFKDSNFKPDMLKIYPCLVLKNTKLYEWWREGKYRPYSTEEAVELIVKVKANIPKWVRIMRIQRDIPAKLIVAGVRKSNLRELAQEELRRKGLKCNCIRCREIGHKMLRENVKPKFESLQLNIEEYKASEGVELFISIDEPSLDALIGYLRLRIPSEKAERIELTDGKTSIVRELKVCGPVVPLGEHFKDAWQHKGLGAKLIFEAEKISLEKFDCKKILVLSGLGVKHYYKRLGYYPEGPYMAKKLI, encoded by the coding sequence ATGAATCAAAAGCTTTTAAATTGCAAATTACTCCTTGAAAAGCTTAAAGATAAAGAGTTAAGCGTTAAAGAAGTTAATGAATTAAAACTGAAGATAGCGAAGCTCCTTAATCTTGAAAGAATTTTAAGCAACTCTGAAATTTTATCTATACTGAATGCTGAAGAAAGAAAAGCTTTACTAAGATTACTTCAATTAAAAAAGGTTAGAAGCATTTCAGGCGTAAATATAGTAGCGGTTATGGCAGCTCCTTACAAATGTCCTCATGGAAAATGCGTTTATTGTCCTTCTGAACCAGGGGTTCCAGAAAGCTATACTGGTCATGAACCATCTTCTATGAGAGGTCTTCAATATAATTTTAATCCTTATCTTCAAGTTTTAAATAGAATAAAACAATTAACTGATATTGGGCATTTAGTAAGCAAGGTTGAGCTTATAATTCAAGGCGGCACCTTTCCAGCTATGCCTGTTTCTTATCAAAAAGATTTTGTTAAAAGTTGTTTAGAAGCTATTATTGGAGAAAAAACTGAATCTTTAGATGAAGCTAAAAAGAAAGCTGAAGAAAGCAAAATTAGAAATGTTGGATTAACAATTGAAACTAGACCAGACTGGTGTAAACAAAAGCATATAGATTTAATGCTTGAATTAGGCGCTACTAGAGTTGAAATAGGAGTTCAAACTTTATATGATGATATTTATAAATTAGTTGAAAGAGGGCATACAGTTCAAGATGTTATAAATGCTTTTAGAATGGCTAAAGATTCAGGTTTAAAAATTGTAGCGCATATGATGCCTGGTTTACCTGAATGCAATTTTGAAAGAGATTTAAAAGCTTTTCAAATTTTATTTAAAGATTCAAATTTTAAGCCTGATATGCTTAAAATTTATCCATGCTTAGTTTTAAAAAACACGAAGCTTTACGAATGGTGGAGAGAAGGAAAATATAGGCCTTATTCTACAGAGGAAGCGGTAGAGTTAATTGTTAAAGTGAAGGCTAATATCCCTAAATGGGTTAGAATAATGAGAATTCAAAGAGATATTCCAGCTAAATTAATTGTCGCAGGAGTTAGAAAAAGTAATTTAAGAGAGTTAGCTCAAGAAGAATTAAGACGGAAAGGTTTAAAATGCAATTGCATAAGATGTAGAGAAATAGGCCATAAAATGTTAAGGGAAAATGTTAAACCTAAATTTGAAAGCCTTCAACTTAATATTGAAGAGTACAAGGCTTCTGAAGGAGTTGAATTGTTTATTTCAATTGATGAACCAAGCTTGGACGCGTTAATTGGTTATTTAAGGCTTAGAATTCCATCAGAAAAAGCTGAAAGAATTGAGTTAACTGATGGAAAAACTTCTATAGTTAGAGAGCTTAAAGTTTGCGGTCCAGTAGTGCCTTTAGGAGAGCATTTTAAAGATGCTTGGCAGCATAAAGGTTTAGGTGCAAAACTGATTTTTGAAGCTGAAAAAATTAGCTTAGAAAAATTTGATTGCAAAAAAATTCTTGTTTTAAGCGGTTTAGGCGTAAAACATTATTATAAACGTTTAGGTTACTATCCTGAAGGCCCTTATATGGCTAAAAAGCTTATTTAA
- the gatD gene encoding Glu-tRNA(Gln) amidotransferase subunit GatD gives MPELTGYKGLALEKLKEASASLGDEIKIIKGEKIYKGILIPRPEYQNSDYIVLKLKSGYNIGVKVDSSVKIEVLGFKVEPKFVKPPSPETKEGLPQVSIISTGGTIASRVDYRTGAVEPALNAEDIYSIVPELSKIAKINTEILYNEFSENFTPIHWENIAKAAAKNIEEGVDGIVICHGTDTMAYTAAALSFALQNLPVPVVLVGSQRSSDRPSSDAAANLIGAVSISAKAPFAEVAIVMHKETSDDKLIVIRGVKARKCHTSARNAFKSINAQPIAEYDLLNEEIKFLNEDFKPRVKSEKLVLKPKFNMKAALIKFYPGMNHEIIDFFVDKGYLGLILEGTGLGHVSRYCYNSIKRAVEAGLFIGMTSQCLWGRINMHVYYTGRDLLNLGVTSLEDMLPETALVKLMWVLAQTSELNEVKTLMLKNISGEFSGKRWIEV, from the coding sequence TTGCCTGAATTAACAGGTTATAAGGGGTTAGCTTTAGAGAAGCTAAAGGAAGCTTCAGCTTCTTTAGGCGATGAAATAAAAATTATTAAGGGCGAAAAAATTTATAAAGGAATTTTAATTCCAAGACCTGAATACCAAAATAGCGATTATATAGTTTTAAAGCTGAAAAGCGGCTATAACATAGGTGTAAAGGTTGATTCAAGCGTTAAAATAGAGGTTTTAGGGTTTAAAGTTGAACCTAAATTCGTTAAGCCCCCTTCTCCAGAAACAAAAGAAGGTTTACCTCAAGTTTCCATAATTAGCACTGGTGGAACAATAGCTAGCAGAGTTGATTATAGAACTGGAGCTGTTGAACCTGCTTTAAATGCTGAAGACATATATAGCATAGTTCCAGAGCTTTCTAAAATAGCTAAAATAAACACTGAAATTCTTTATAATGAGTTTAGCGAAAACTTTACGCCAATTCATTGGGAAAATATTGCTAAAGCTGCAGCTAAAAATATTGAAGAAGGAGTTGATGGAATAGTTATATGCCATGGAACAGATACCATGGCATATACAGCTGCGGCTTTAAGCTTTGCTTTACAAAATCTTCCAGTTCCAGTAGTTTTAGTAGGTTCTCAAAGATCTTCTGATAGACCAAGCTCCGATGCTGCTGCAAACCTTATAGGCGCGGTTTCTATCTCGGCTAAAGCGCCTTTTGCTGAAGTTGCGATAGTTATGCATAAGGAAACATCTGATGATAAATTAATTGTTATTAGGGGGGTTAAAGCTAGAAAATGTCATACAAGCGCTAGAAATGCTTTTAAATCTATAAACGCTCAACCGATTGCAGAATATGATTTATTAAATGAAGAAATTAAATTTTTAAATGAAGATTTTAAACCTAGAGTGAAAAGTGAAAAACTCGTTTTAAAACCAAAGTTTAACATGAAAGCTGCTTTAATAAAGTTTTACCCTGGAATGAACCATGAAATTATAGACTTCTTTGTAGATAAAGGTTATCTTGGTTTAATTCTTGAAGGAACAGGGTTAGGACATGTAAGTCGATACTGCTATAACTCTATAAAAAGAGCTGTTGAAGCAGGATTATTTATTGGAATGACTTCTCAATGCCTTTGGGGAAGAATCAACATGCATGTTTATTATACTGGAAGAGATTTATTAAATTTAGGTGTAACCTCGCTTGAAGATATGCTTCCTGAAACAGCTCTAGTTAAATTAATGTGGGTTCTTGCTCAAACTTCTGAGCTGAATGAAGTTAAAACCTTAATGTTGAAAAATATTTCTGGAGAATTTTCTGGCAAGAGATGGATTGAGGTGTAA
- the gatE gene encoding Glu-tRNA(Gln) amidotransferase subunit GatE — MMALNYEEAGLKVGIEIHCQLDTERKLFCNCITKLSTEPPSLKFIRRLRPTQSELGQIDPAALFEFKKGKMIVYEADPESCCLVEMDEEPPHELNKEALEAALTIALLLNAEPIEEIHVMRKVVIDGSNTTGFQRTAAVALNGFIQVENKKIQIEHVSLEEDAARKTGESGLTVSYRIDRLGIPLVEVATAPVITNPIEAQNVALAIGRILKATKRVKRGIGTIRQDLNVSIKEGALIEIKGVQKLELIGKVVEYEVQRQFSLIEIKNELRKRGLTLDLIQNEIFDVTSILKDTKSRVIKEAFSKGGVALAVKLPKFAGLLKKELIPNIRLGTEMAYRAIFAGKVKGLFHTDELPGYGISKEEVEKIIETLKLNNEDAAVIIADLKENAEDALKAVIERAKEAFLGVPEETRAANPDGTTHYMRPRPGAARMYPETDIPLIQITKDMLTKIEKNLPELPEEIVNRVVKIYGINLKLAQQLLDSDKLYLFEELTSKVKISPPFIATVLTETLKSLEREGFEIEKITDEQIKETFKLIDEGATAKESIEEIFKWLAKNENANPKDALINLGLKMLSEKEIEKIISEIINENLSLIKASGEAAFKKLMGLAMSRLRGKADSKKVMELIKKELKAV, encoded by the coding sequence ATTATGGCTTTAAATTATGAAGAAGCTGGATTAAAAGTTGGTATTGAAATTCATTGTCAACTTGATACTGAAAGAAAGCTTTTTTGCAATTGCATAACAAAGCTTTCTACCGAACCTCCAAGCCTTAAATTTATCAGGCGTTTAAGGCCTACTCAAAGCGAGCTTGGCCAAATAGATCCTGCTGCCTTATTCGAGTTTAAAAAAGGAAAAATGATTGTTTATGAAGCTGACCCTGAATCATGCTGTTTAGTTGAAATGGATGAAGAGCCTCCTCATGAATTAAATAAAGAAGCTTTAGAAGCAGCTTTAACTATCGCTCTTCTTTTAAATGCTGAACCTATAGAAGAAATTCATGTGATGAGGAAAGTTGTAATAGACGGCTCTAATACAACAGGTTTTCAAAGAACAGCGGCCGTTGCTTTAAATGGTTTTATTCAAGTTGAAAATAAAAAGATTCAAATTGAACATGTAAGCTTAGAGGAAGATGCTGCTAGAAAAACCGGTGAATCTGGGTTAACAGTATCTTATAGAATAGATAGATTGGGAATCCCTCTTGTTGAAGTTGCTACAGCTCCAGTTATAACGAATCCAATTGAAGCTCAAAATGTAGCTTTAGCTATTGGAAGAATTTTAAAAGCTACAAAAAGAGTTAAAAGAGGAATTGGAACAATAAGGCAGGATCTTAACGTTTCAATTAAAGAAGGTGCTTTAATAGAAATTAAAGGAGTTCAAAAACTGGAGTTAATAGGGAAAGTTGTGGAATATGAGGTGCAACGTCAGTTTTCATTAATAGAAATAAAAAATGAATTAAGAAAAAGAGGGTTAACGCTTGATTTAATTCAAAATGAAATTTTTGATGTAACATCAATTCTAAAGGATACGAAAAGCAGAGTAATTAAAGAAGCTTTCAGTAAAGGTGGAGTAGCTTTAGCTGTTAAGCTTCCTAAATTTGCTGGATTATTAAAGAAGGAATTAATTCCTAACATAAGGCTTGGAACAGAAATGGCTTATCGAGCTATATTCGCTGGTAAAGTTAAAGGTTTATTTCATACAGATGAATTACCTGGATATGGAATTTCAAAAGAAGAAGTTGAAAAAATAATTGAAACTCTTAAATTAAATAATGAAGATGCAGCTGTGATTATAGCTGATTTAAAAGAGAATGCTGAAGATGCTTTAAAAGCGGTTATTGAAAGAGCTAAAGAAGCTTTTTTAGGCGTTCCAGAGGAAACAAGAGCAGCAAACCCGGATGGAACAACTCATTACATGCGTCCTAGACCTGGAGCTGCAAGAATGTATCCTGAAACAGACATCCCTTTAATTCAAATAACTAAAGATATGCTTACTAAAATTGAAAAGAATCTTCCAGAACTGCCTGAAGAAATTGTTAATCGAGTGGTTAAAATTTATGGGATAAACCTTAAATTAGCTCAGCAGTTATTAGATTCAGATAAGCTTTATTTATTTGAAGAGCTTACTTCTAAAGTTAAGATTTCTCCCCCCTTTATTGCTACAGTGTTGACTGAAACTTTAAAAAGCCTTGAAAGAGAAGGTTTTGAAATTGAAAAAATAACGGATGAACAAATAAAAGAAACTTTCAAGCTTATTGATGAAGGTGCTACAGCTAAAGAATCTATAGAAGAAATTTTCAAATGGCTTGCTAAAAACGAGAATGCCAACCCTAAAGATGCTTTAATTAATTTAGGATTAAAAATGCTTAGCGAAAAAGAAATTGAAAAAATCATTTCAGAAATTATTAATGAAAATTTAAGCCTTATCAAAGCTAGCGGTGAAGCTGCCTTTAAAAAATTAATGGGTTTAGCTATGAGCAGGCTAAGAGGAAAAGCAGATTCAAAAAAAGTTATGGAGCTTATTAAAAAAGAGTTGAAAGCTGTTTAA
- a CDS encoding bifunctional phosphoribosyl-AMP cyclohydrolase/phosphoribosyl-ATP diphosphatase HisIE — translation MVLKLSEGEIEELVSKVDFKKMNGLVPVVVQDKDSEKVLMQAFMNEEALKLTLKTGKMHYWSRTKRRVWLKGEESGHYSIVENVILDCDNDAILFKVHQIGVCCHTGEESCFHNSPFSLEGKGVVNGRFLEKIYEVIVERIENFNEKSYVSKLSSEGEDAILQKIGEEAFELVLASKKSDEKEVVFEASDLIFHVLILLANKGISLKKIFKELEERHKAKTACK, via the coding sequence ATGGTTTTAAAGTTATCGGAAGGAGAAATAGAAGAGCTTGTTTCAAAAGTTGATTTTAAAAAAATGAATGGTTTAGTTCCAGTAGTTGTTCAAGATAAGGATAGTGAAAAAGTTTTAATGCAAGCTTTCATGAATGAAGAAGCTTTAAAGCTTACGTTAAAAACTGGAAAAATGCATTATTGGAGTAGAACAAAAAGGAGAGTATGGCTTAAAGGCGAGGAATCTGGACATTATTCTATAGTGGAAAACGTTATTTTAGACTGTGATAACGATGCTATTTTATTTAAAGTTCATCAAATTGGTGTTTGCTGTCATACTGGGGAAGAATCCTGCTTTCACAATTCACCTTTCTCTTTAGAGGGGAAGGGGGTTGTTAATGGAAGATTTCTAGAAAAAATTTATGAAGTTATCGTAGAGAGAATAGAAAACTTTAATGAAAAATCTTATGTTTCTAAGCTTTCAAGTGAAGGTGAAGATGCTATTTTACAAAAAATTGGTGAAGAAGCTTTTGAGCTTGTTTTAGCTTCAAAAAAAAGCGATGAAAAAGAAGTTGTTTTTGAAGCTTCAGATTTAATTTTTCATGTTTTAATTTTATTAGCCAACAAAGGAATAAGCTTAAAGAAAATTTTTAAAGAATTAGAGGAAAGACATAAAGCTAAAACTGCATGTAAATAA
- a CDS encoding HEPN domain-containing protein, with protein MKIDPTSEVNYRCKLALEYLKKAEKFLNTGDYKESVEASQLSIESAAKAIIALKRIPSWTHDPSSELIEVMHELSLEQKNFIEELAYLAHELAPEHGIATYGKPTEGITPWELYNEEKAYKALKKAKRANELVDAILKNIEFNFSK; from the coding sequence TTGAAAATCGATCCAACCTCAGAAGTGAATTATAGATGCAAATTAGCTTTAGAATACTTGAAAAAAGCGGAAAAATTTTTAAATACAGGTGACTATAAAGAAAGTGTTGAAGCCTCACAATTATCTATTGAAAGTGCCGCTAAAGCTATAATTGCTTTAAAAAGAATACCAAGTTGGACTCATGATCCATCAAGTGAATTGATAGAAGTTATGCATGAATTATCACTAGAACAAAAAAACTTTATTGAAGAGTTAGCGTACTTAGCTCATGAATTAGCACCTGAACATGGAATTGCTACTTATGGTAAACCTACAGAAGGTATTACACCTTGGGAACTTTATAACGAAGAAAAAGCTTATAAAGCTTTAAAAAAAGCGAAGAGAGCTAACGAATTGGTGGATGCAATTTTGAAAAATATTGAGTTTAATTTTTCTAAGTAA
- a CDS encoding nucleotidyltransferase domain-containing protein, with amino-acid sequence MQAIELAYKASKALVNALGDKITGIALFGSWARNEACEYSDADFFIVVKEFKEEGRRFTIYHHLYNILKRDITIIDVDEENLFKEELTITPLLLNIAWDSIILYDPSGKLEKLFKRIKDAVKDKLERYRTKDGKYGWKPKDKYFTTIMV; translated from the coding sequence ATGCAAGCAATAGAATTAGCGTATAAAGCTTCTAAAGCGCTTGTTAATGCTTTAGGAGATAAAATTACGGGTATAGCATTATTTGGAAGCTGGGCTAGAAATGAAGCTTGCGAATATAGTGATGCTGATTTTTTCATAGTCGTTAAAGAGTTTAAAGAAGAAGGTAGAAGATTTACAATATATCATCATTTATACAATATTCTTAAACGAGATATAACCATAATAGATGTTGATGAAGAGAATCTTTTTAAAGAGGAATTAACGATAACTCCATTGCTTTTAAATATCGCATGGGATTCTATAATACTTTATGATCCTTCTGGAAAACTTGAGAAATTATTTAAACGCATAAAGGATGCTGTTAAAGATAAACTTGAAAGATATAGAACAAAAGATGGTAAATACGGATGGAAGCCAAAAGATAAATATTTTACTACAATAATGGTGTAA
- the hisF gene encoding imidazole glycerol phosphate synthase subunit HisF — MLTKRIIPCLDVEKGKVVKGIKFKNLRIEGDPAELAAIYNEQGADELVFLDVTASYERRDILLDAVKRTAEEVFIPFTVGGGIRSLKDIRVILSSGADKVSINTFAVKNPSLIKKAAETFGKQCIVIAIDAKRNYEKLSKPRRNIIETPQGKCWWEVYIEGGRTPTGIDAIEWAKKVEKLGAGEILLTSMDYDGTRNGYDVLLTKTISENVNIPIIASGGAGKPEHILEALTKGKADAALAASIFHEEEYSILEVKKFLKEQGIPVRLD; from the coding sequence ATGTTAACTAAAAGAATAATTCCATGTTTAGATGTGGAAAAAGGAAAAGTTGTTAAAGGAATAAAATTTAAAAATTTAAGGATTGAAGGGGATCCAGCGGAGTTAGCGGCGATTTACAACGAACAAGGCGCAGATGAACTTGTTTTTTTAGATGTTACAGCTTCATATGAACGTAGAGATATACTTTTAGATGCTGTAAAAAGAACAGCTGAAGAAGTTTTTATTCCATTTACTGTTGGCGGTGGAATAAGAAGCTTAAAAGATATAAGAGTGATTCTTTCTTCAGGAGCAGATAAAGTTTCTATAAATACTTTCGCTGTAAAAAATCCAAGCTTAATTAAAAAAGCTGCTGAAACTTTCGGCAAACAATGCATAGTTATAGCTATAGATGCTAAAAGAAATTATGAAAAGTTAAGTAAGCCAAGAAGGAATATAATTGAAACTCCTCAAGGAAAATGCTGGTGGGAAGTTTATATAGAAGGGGGAAGAACGCCTACAGGTATAGACGCTATAGAATGGGCTAAAAAAGTTGAAAAGCTTGGAGCTGGAGAAATCTTGCTTACAAGCATGGATTACGATGGAACAAGAAATGGATATGATGTTCTATTAACAAAAACTATAAGCGAAAATGTTAACATCCCAATAATTGCAAGCGGAGGTGCAGGAAAACCAGAGCATATTTTAGAAGCTTTAACAAAAGGTAAAGCTGATGCAGCTTTAGCAGCCTCTATTTTCCATGAAGAAGAATACAGCATATTAGAAGTTAAAAAATTTTTAAAAGAACAGGGAATTCCAGTTAGGTTAGATTAG
- the hisA gene encoding 1-(5-phosphoribosyl)-5-[(5-phosphoribosylamino)methylideneamino]imidazole-4-carboxamide isomerase has translation MDGKCVRLFMGKAETKKVYFDDPLIPLKKFTQDGAEWIHVIDLDAALNLRENMNVIKQILKEAKVKVQVGGGVNSFDKAEKLISYGASRVIFGTALIENPILVKSFSDKFGPEKTAAAIDVKGEKIAVKGWRKELNLTYLDLISKIKKLNVGVLILTLIDKDGTLLGPSIDKISKAAYLSNIKFIASGGVGSLKDIKELSKIGVDGVIVGRALYEGKFTLKEAIEAAKNVN, from the coding sequence ATGGATGGAAAATGCGTTAGACTATTTATGGGGAAAGCTGAAACAAAAAAAGTTTATTTTGATGACCCATTGATTCCGCTTAAAAAATTTACTCAAGATGGAGCAGAATGGATTCATGTAATAGATTTAGATGCTGCTTTAAATCTTAGAGAAAACATGAATGTTATAAAACAGATTTTAAAAGAGGCTAAAGTTAAAGTTCAAGTTGGAGGCGGAGTAAATTCATTTGATAAAGCTGAAAAACTTATAAGTTATGGAGCTAGTAGAGTTATATTTGGAACAGCATTAATTGAAAATCCCATCTTAGTAAAAAGCTTTTCAGATAAATTTGGACCGGAAAAAACAGCAGCAGCTATAGATGTTAAAGGAGAGAAAATAGCTGTTAAAGGTTGGAGAAAAGAGTTAAATCTAACTTATTTAGATTTAATATCGAAAATTAAAAAGCTTAATGTTGGAGTTTTAATTTTAACTTTAATCGATAAAGATGGAACTTTATTAGGTCCATCAATAGATAAAATTTCTAAAGCAGCATATTTATCAAACATAAAGTTTATAGCTTCAGGAGGCGTAGGAAGTTTAAAAGATATTAAAGAATTATCTAAAATTGGAGTTGATGGAGTTATAGTTGGAAGAGCTCTTTATGAAGGAAAATTCACTTTAAAAGAGGCAATAGAGGCTGCGAAAAATGTTAACTAA
- the hisH gene encoding imidazole glycerol phosphate synthase subunit HisH → MPKIIILNYGVGNLRSVSKALENCKATVKITSGLKDVKEADAIVLPGVGAFKEARKKIKGLEYVIKDFVNSGKFTLGICLGLQLLFTKSFEGGVISGLNLLKGNIVKLPETVKLPHIGWNTIKIIKDDDILNGVKDEAFMYFVHSYIAKPEDFKIVLSTTNYGVVFPSIIAKNNIYATQFHPEKSGDNGLKILENFVYLIKR, encoded by the coding sequence ATGCCTAAAATAATAATTCTAAATTATGGAGTGGGAAACCTTAGAAGTGTTTCTAAAGCTTTAGAAAATTGTAAAGCAACAGTAAAAATTACGAGTGGGCTTAAAGATGTTAAAGAAGCTGATGCTATAGTGTTGCCTGGCGTTGGCGCATTTAAAGAAGCAAGAAAAAAAATTAAAGGTTTAGAATATGTAATTAAAGATTTTGTAAACTCTGGAAAATTTACTTTAGGAATATGTTTAGGTCTTCAGCTCTTATTTACAAAAAGCTTTGAAGGCGGAGTTATTTCAGGATTAAATTTATTAAAAGGAAATATTGTTAAGCTACCGGAAACAGTAAAACTTCCACATATAGGTTGGAACACTATAAAAATAATTAAAGATGATGATATTCTAAATGGTGTTAAAGATGAAGCCTTTATGTATTTTGTTCACTCTTATATCGCTAAACCAGAAGATTTTAAAATAGTTTTATCAACAACTAATTATGGAGTGGTTTTTCCTTCAATTATAGCTAAAAATAACATTTATGCAACGCAATTTCATCCTGAAAAAAGTGGAGATAATGGATTAAAAATTTTGGAAAATTTCGTTTATTTAATTAAAAGGTGA
- the hisB gene encoding imidazoleglycerol-phosphate dehydratase HisB yields MREAKIKRKTKEVEVLGKLNLDGEGKTEVETGIKFLNHILDTIVKYSMIDLTIKASGDLKHHLIEDVGIAIGSAILEALGEKKGIKRFGYAYAAMDEALARTVIDLSGRPYAKINLKVYQEEIEDVKAEDVIHFFSSLAQASKSTLHIKVFYGVNAHHKIEATAKSFALALKNAISIDEKLKGKIPSVKEAL; encoded by the coding sequence TTGAGAGAAGCTAAAATAAAAAGAAAAACTAAAGAAGTTGAAGTTTTAGGAAAATTAAACCTTGATGGTGAAGGAAAAACTGAGGTAGAAACGGGAATAAAGTTTTTAAACCATATACTTGACACAATAGTTAAATATTCAATGATTGATTTAACAATTAAAGCTTCAGGAGATTTAAAACATCATTTAATTGAAGATGTAGGAATAGCAATTGGCTCAGCTATTTTAGAGGCTTTAGGAGAGAAAAAAGGGATTAAACGATTTGGTTACGCTTATGCAGCTATGGATGAAGCTTTAGCTAGAACTGTAATTGATTTAAGCGGGAGACCATACGCTAAAATAAACCTTAAAGTTTATCAAGAGGAAATAGAAGATGTGAAAGCTGAAGATGTAATTCACTTTTTCTCTTCTTTAGCTCAAGCTTCAAAATCTACATTACACATTAAAGTTTTTTATGGAGTTAATGCTCATCATAAAATTGAAGCTACCGCTAAATCTTTCGCTTTAGCTTTAAAAAATGCTATTTCAATTGATGAAAAATTAAAAGGGAAGATCCCAAGCGTTAAGGAGGCTCTTTAA
- a CDS encoding HAD hydrolase-like protein: MYLKIDEKALNKLKKVEVLILDFDGVVFSSRNSFRRAIQETVNFYFFQLLKLKGSCLNLITQKEIQKFKDTGMYNDDWKLTRFFILYFFSALALKNKDFLKLIKEGENLKEILNMIEKLKEFFNSHGLNLTYLSLIKKSEKIGFKPLLSLLKNVSELEALQKIFPNLTDSLPKLKNFIQTKVNKEDLPQKIFEEFYLGKNLYEEFYNQPALFNLNKGFIENEVPLITIETLRKLCKKFGKLIIYSERTRKQAIYVLEKFNLENYFNLEKSYFWEEINKFSFLEESGKPNPTPFFNLLKELKAENKLSAYVGDTAAEAILIERLKTNYSIKSLSIIVSKNPSINADVILKDVNELSLIFKEG; encoded by the coding sequence ATGTATTTAAAAATTGATGAGAAAGCTTTAAATAAATTAAAAAAAGTTGAGGTTTTAATTTTAGATTTTGATGGAGTAGTGTTTTCATCAAGAAATTCTTTTAGAAGAGCTATTCAAGAAACCGTAAACTTTTACTTTTTTCAATTATTAAAACTTAAGGGTTCATGCTTAAATTTGATTACGCAAAAAGAAATTCAAAAATTTAAAGATACAGGTATGTATAATGATGATTGGAAGTTAACAAGGTTTTTTATTTTATATTTTTTTTCAGCTTTAGCTTTAAAAAACAAGGATTTTTTAAAGCTAATTAAAGAGGGGGAAAATTTAAAGGAAATTTTAAATATGATTGAAAAGTTAAAAGAGTTTTTTAATTCTCATGGATTAAATTTAACTTATTTAAGTTTAATAAAGAAAAGTGAAAAAATAGGGTTTAAACCTTTATTAAGCTTATTAAAAAACGTAAGTGAGTTGGAGGCTTTGCAAAAAATTTTTCCAAATTTAACCGATTCTTTACCTAAATTAAAAAACTTCATTCAAACTAAAGTAAATAAAGAAGATTTACCTCAAAAAATTTTTGAAGAATTTTATTTAGGAAAAAATCTTTATGAAGAATTTTATAATCAACCAGCCTTATTTAATTTAAATAAAGGTTTTATAGAAAATGAAGTTCCACTTATAACAATTGAAACATTAAGAAAACTTTGCAAAAAATTTGGTAAACTTATAATTTATAGTGAAAGAACTAGAAAACAAGCAATTTACGTATTAGAAAAGTTTAATCTTGAAAATTATTTTAATTTAGAAAAATCGTATTTTTGGGAGGAAATAAATAAATTTAGTTTTTTGGAAGAGTCGGGAAAACCAAATCCTACACCCTTTTTTAACCTTCTTAAAGAATTGAAAGCTGAAAACAAGCTTTCAGCTTATGTAGGAGACACAGCAGCAGAGGCTATTTTAATTGAAAGACTAAAAACAAATTATTCAATAAAATCTTTATCCATTATCGTTTCGAAAAACCCCTCAATTAATGCTGATGTAATTTTAAAAGATGTTAATGAATTAAGTTTGATTTTTAAAGAGGGATAA